The Solibacillus sp. FSL R7-0682 genome includes a window with the following:
- the nusG gene encoding transcription termination/antitermination protein NusG translates to MEKNWYVVHTYSGYENRVKANLEKRVETMGMQDKIFRVIVAEHEEIDVKEDGKKKAVMRKVFPGYVLVELIMTDDAWYVVRNTPGVTGFIGSSGGGVKPTPLLPEEADRLLEQMGMNETQIGEVEITVGEVVEVLEGPFAHFQGRVEEVDIEKAKLKVLVDMFGRETVMELDFNQVQKI, encoded by the coding sequence ATGGAAAAAAATTGGTATGTAGTGCATACGTACTCAGGTTATGAAAACCGAGTGAAAGCGAATCTTGAAAAACGTGTTGAAACAATGGGAATGCAAGATAAAATTTTCCGTGTAATTGTTGCAGAGCACGAGGAAATCGATGTAAAAGAAGACGGTAAGAAAAAAGCAGTAATGCGTAAAGTATTCCCAGGTTATGTATTAGTAGAGTTAATTATGACGGATGATGCTTGGTATGTAGTACGTAATACACCAGGTGTTACGGGGTTCATTGGATCTTCAGGTGGTGGGGTAAAACCAACACCATTATTACCGGAAGAAGCAGATCGTCTATTAGAACAAATGGGTATGAACGAAACGCAAATCGGTGAAGTGGAAATTACTGTTGGTGAAGTTGTTGAAGTGTTAGAAGGACCATTCGCTCATTTCCAAGGTCGTGTAGAAGAAGTAGATATCGAGAAAGCAAAATTAAAAGTTCTTGTTGATATGTTTGGTCGCGAAACAGTGATGGAGCTAGACTTTAACCAAGTTCAAAAAATATAG
- the rplJ gene encoding 50S ribosomal protein L10 gives MSKAIETKSVQVQEIAAKFEAAASVVVVDYRGLTVAQVTELRKQLREAGVEFKVYKNTLTRRASEIAGVEGINEFLTGPNAVAFSNEDVVAPAKIINEFAKKNEALEIKAGIIEGTIASVEDVKALAELPSREGLLSMLLSVLQAPVRNFALATKAVADQKEEQGA, from the coding sequence ATGAGCAAAGCAATCGAAACAAAATCAGTACAAGTTCAAGAAATCGCTGCTAAATTCGAAGCTGCTGCTTCTGTAGTAGTAGTTGACTACCGTGGTTTAACAGTTGCCCAAGTAACAGAATTACGTAAGCAATTACGTGAAGCTGGTGTTGAGTTCAAAGTTTACAAAAACACTTTAACTCGTCGTGCTTCTGAAATCGCAGGTGTTGAAGGAATCAACGAATTCTTAACTGGTCCAAACGCTGTTGCGTTCTCAAACGAAGACGTAGTAGCTCCAGCAAAAATTATCAACGAGTTCGCTAAGAAAAACGAAGCTCTTGAAATCAAAGCTGGTATCATCGAAGGTACAATCGCATCTGTTGAAGACGTTAAAGCTCTTGCAGAACTTCCATCTCGCGAAGGTCTATTATCAATGCTTTTATCTGTACTTCAAGCTCCAGTGCGCAACTTCGCACTTGCAACAAAAGCTGTTGCAGATCAAAAAGAAGAGCAAGGCGCATAA
- the sigH gene encoding RNA polymerase sporulation sigma factor SigH — protein MLKSEKIQVIQQFESLTDEDLIEQVHQGNADALDFLISKYRLFVKAKARSYFLVGADKEDIIQEGMIGLYKAIRDFKEDKLASFRAFAELCITRQIITAIKTATRQKHIPLNSYVSLDKPIYDEESERTLMDVITSPISEDPEYLMIHREDYRHLERKMGEVLSELEQQVLIRYLEGQSYNEISEDLNRHVKSIDNALQRVKRKLERHIELKEMT, from the coding sequence TTGCTTAAAAGTGAGAAGATACAAGTCATACAGCAGTTTGAGAGTTTAACAGATGAAGATCTTATAGAACAAGTGCATCAAGGCAATGCGGATGCGTTAGATTTTTTGATCTCGAAATATCGACTTTTTGTCAAAGCAAAGGCAAGGTCGTATTTTTTAGTAGGCGCAGATAAAGAGGATATCATTCAAGAAGGCATGATTGGTCTGTATAAGGCGATTCGTGACTTTAAGGAGGATAAGCTTGCGTCGTTTAGAGCATTTGCGGAGCTTTGTATTACAAGACAGATAATTACGGCTATTAAGACGGCAACGCGCCAAAAGCATATCCCACTTAATTCGTACGTTTCATTAGATAAGCCCATTTACGATGAGGAATCCGAACGTACATTAATGGATGTCATTACAAGTCCTATTTCAGAAGACCCTGAATACTTAATGATTCATCGTGAAGATTACCGCCATTTAGAACGTAAGATGGGTGAAGTATTAAGTGAGTTAGAGCAACAAGTATTAATCCGATATTTAGAAGGACAATCCTACAATGAAATTTCGGAAGATTTGAATCGTCATGTAAAATCAATCGATAATGCTTTACAACGTGTAAAGAGGAAATTAGAGCGTCATATCGAATTAAAAGAAATGACTTAA
- a CDS encoding class I SAM-dependent methyltransferase: MSEHYYSNKPQTESKPRQWKFTLLGNTFIFETDAGVFSKSEVDFGSRVLIDAFEMPNVEGVLLDVGCGYGPIGLSIAKDNPEREVLMMDINTRAVALSQKNAQLNGVQNVRIFESDGLSTVDANTKAAAILTNPPIRAGKETIFKFYNGAYELLVENGELWVVIQKKQGAPSTMSHLEEMFSEVDVVEKKKGYWIIRAKK; the protein is encoded by the coding sequence ATGTCTGAACATTATTATTCAAATAAGCCTCAAACTGAGAGTAAACCACGCCAATGGAAATTTACTTTATTAGGAAATACATTTATATTCGAAACAGATGCCGGTGTATTTAGTAAAAGCGAAGTAGATTTTGGTTCCCGTGTGTTGATTGATGCATTCGAAATGCCAAACGTTGAAGGTGTTTTACTTGATGTAGGATGTGGTTATGGACCAATCGGCTTGTCGATTGCGAAAGACAATCCTGAGCGTGAAGTGTTAATGATGGATATTAATACACGTGCGGTGGCATTGTCGCAAAAAAATGCACAACTAAACGGGGTTCAAAATGTACGAATTTTTGAGAGTGATGGATTAAGTACAGTTGATGCGAATACAAAAGCAGCGGCCATTTTAACAAATCCACCAATTCGCGCTGGTAAGGAAACAATTTTTAAGTTTTATAATGGGGCGTATGAATTGCTAGTGGAGAATGGTGAGTTGTGGGTAGTTATTCAGAAGAAACAAGGTGCGCCATCGACAATGAGTCATTTAGAGGAAATGTTTTCAGAAGTTGACGTCGTTGAGAAGAAAAAAGGATATTGGATCATACGTGCAAAAAAATAA
- the rplK gene encoding 50S ribosomal protein L11, producing the protein MAKKVIKVVKLQIPAGKANPAPPVGPALGQAGVNIMGFCKEFNARTADQAGLIIPVEISVFEDRSFTFITKTPPAAVLLKVAAGIQSGSGEPNRKKVATVKRDKVREIAEQKMPDLNAASVEAAMLMVEGTARSMGIVIED; encoded by the coding sequence GTGGCTAAAAAAGTTATTAAAGTTGTAAAACTTCAAATCCCTGCTGGTAAAGCAAACCCAGCACCACCGGTTGGTCCTGCATTAGGTCAAGCAGGTGTTAATATCATGGGATTCTGTAAAGAATTTAACGCTCGTACTGCTGATCAAGCTGGTCTTATTATTCCGGTTGAGATTTCAGTATTCGAAGACCGTTCATTCACTTTCATTACTAAAACTCCACCTGCAGCAGTATTACTTAAAGTAGCAGCTGGTATCCAATCTGGATCTGGTGAACCAAACCGTAAGAAAGTTGCAACGGTTAAACGTGATAAAGTTCGCGAAATCGCTGAACAAAAAATGCCAGACCTTAACGCAGCATCAGTTGAAGCTGCAATGTTAATGGTTGAAGGTACTGCACGAAGCATGGGTATCGTTATCGAAGACTAA
- the secE gene encoding preprotein translocase subunit SecE, producing the protein MSKVTSFFQEVGSEMRKTSWPKSKELTKYTVVVVSTVIVMALFFTVVDLGISELFRWFLSL; encoded by the coding sequence ATGAGTAAAGTTACAAGCTTTTTCCAAGAAGTCGGCTCAGAAATGCGTAAAACAAGCTGGCCAAAAAGCAAAGAGTTAACAAAGTATACAGTAGTAGTAGTTTCAACTGTTATTGTAATGGCGTTATTCTTTACAGTAGTAGACTTAGGAATCTCAGAATTATTCCGTTGGTTCTTGTCTTTATAA
- the rplL gene encoding 50S ribosomal protein L7/L12 yields the protein MNKEQILEAIKVMTVLELNDLVKAIEEEFGVTAAAPVAVVAGGAAGGAEEKTEFDVVLASAGAEKIKVIKVVREITGLGLKEAKEVVDNAPKALKEGVSKDDAEAIKAKLEEVGASVEVK from the coding sequence ATGAACAAAGAGCAAATCTTAGAAGCTATCAAAGTTATGACAGTTCTAGAATTAAACGATTTAGTAAAAGCTATCGAAGAAGAATTCGGTGTAACAGCAGCAGCTCCTGTAGCTGTAGTAGCTGGCGGTGCAGCTGGTGGCGCTGAAGAAAAAACTGAATTTGATGTAGTATTAGCTTCTGCTGGTGCTGAAAAAATCAAAGTAATCAAAGTGGTTCGTGAAATCACTGGTTTAGGTTTAAAAGAAGCTAAAGAGGTTGTTGACAACGCTCCTAAAGCTCTTAAAGAAGGCGTTTCTAAAGATGACGCTGAAGCAATCAAAGCTAAACTTGAAGAAGTTGGCGCTTCAGTAGAAGTTAAATAA
- the rplA gene encoding 50S ribosomal protein L1 gives MAKKGKKLQDAAKLIDRATLYSVEEAVALAQKTSTVNFDATVEVAFKLGIDTRKNDQQIRGAVVLPHGTGKTQRVLVFAKGEKLKEAEAAGADYVGDAEYIQKIQQGWFDFDVIVATPDMMGEVGKLGRVLGPKGLMPNPKTGTVTFDVTKAIEEIKAGKVEYRAEKAGIIHAPIGKVSFDTEKLVENFLAVFEVVQKAKPAAAKGTYMKSVNVTTTMGPAVKVDAANVVIK, from the coding sequence ATGGCTAAAAAAGGTAAAAAACTGCAAGATGCAGCTAAATTAATCGATCGCGCTACTTTATACTCTGTAGAAGAAGCAGTAGCTTTAGCGCAAAAAACATCTACAGTTAACTTCGATGCAACTGTAGAAGTAGCATTCAAATTAGGTATCGACACTCGTAAGAATGACCAACAAATCCGTGGTGCTGTAGTATTACCACACGGTACTGGTAAAACTCAACGCGTATTAGTTTTCGCTAAAGGTGAAAAACTTAAAGAAGCAGAAGCTGCTGGCGCTGACTATGTAGGCGATGCAGAATACATCCAAAAAATCCAACAAGGTTGGTTCGATTTCGATGTAATCGTTGCAACTCCTGACATGATGGGTGAAGTTGGTAAATTAGGTCGTGTATTAGGTCCTAAAGGTTTAATGCCAAACCCTAAAACAGGTACAGTTACTTTCGACGTAACTAAAGCTATCGAAGAAATCAAAGCTGGTAAAGTAGAATACCGTGCTGAAAAAGCTGGTATCATCCACGCTCCTATTGGTAAAGTTTCTTTCGATACAGAAAAATTAGTAGAAAACTTCTTAGCAGTATTTGAAGTTGTTCAAAAAGCTAAACCAGCTGCAGCAAAAGGTACTTACATGAAGTCTGTAAATGTTACAACTACAATGGGTCCTGCTGTTAAAGTTGACGCTGCTAACGTAGTAATCAAATAA
- the rpmG gene encoding 50S ribosomal protein L33, whose amino-acid sequence MAKKVVLSCEKCGSRNYHVPQKEGATERLELKKFCSHCNEHTMHKQTL is encoded by the coding sequence ATGGCAAAGAAAGTCGTTTTAAGTTGCGAAAAATGCGGTTCTAGAAACTATCATGTTCCTCAAAAAGAAGGAGCTACAGAACGTCTTGAACTTAAGAAATTTTGTTCGCATTGCAATGAACATACAATGCATAAACAAACGTTATAA